One Alkalicoccus halolimnae DNA segment encodes these proteins:
- the purS gene encoding phosphoribosylformylglycinamidine synthase subunit PurS — MTFDVTVYITWKEGVLDPQGAAVTESLHKLGYDGVEGVSISKMMKVRLQAEKDNVEQQVVEMCEKLLANPVIEDYTYEIEEVIPS; from the coding sequence ATGACATTTGATGTAACGGTATATATAACATGGAAGGAAGGCGTTCTCGATCCTCAGGGGGCAGCTGTCACCGAATCGCTTCATAAACTCGGCTACGATGGGGTGGAAGGAGTCTCAATCAGTAAAATGATGAAAGTCCGCCTGCAGGCTGAAAAAGATAATGTTGAACAGCAGGTTGTAGAAATGTGCGAAAAACTCCTCGCCAATCCAGTGATTGAAGATTATACGTATGAAATTGAGGAGGTTATTCCTTCATGA
- the purM gene encoding phosphoribosylformylglycinamidine cyclo-ligase, with protein sequence MSKAYEAAGVNIEAGYEGVKRMKKHVQSTMRPEVIGGLGGFGGLFDMSQLNLKEPVLVSGTDGVGTKLLIAQQAGRHDTIGIDAVAMCVNDISAQGASPLFFLDYLALGKNEPALVEQIVSGVAEGCREAGCALIGGETAEMPDLYKEDEYDVAGFVVGAAEKTAVWQQAGEGDVLLGLASSGIHSNGFSLVRKIVASAGLSWEDEAPFEPGKTTGESLLTPTRIYAKALEGLTGTDYIRAAAHITGGGLVENIPRMLEKGAGADIDLEALPKQPVFPWLQEEGRLTEADMLETFNLGVGFVLAVEEEKAEAVSEILRKNGEKPFVLGKVTGREGLQFKGELSR encoded by the coding sequence GTGTCAAAAGCTTATGAAGCAGCTGGAGTTAATATAGAAGCAGGCTACGAAGGCGTTAAACGCATGAAAAAACATGTGCAGTCCACGATGCGCCCGGAAGTGATCGGGGGCCTTGGAGGCTTCGGCGGTCTATTTGATATGAGTCAGCTGAATTTGAAAGAACCGGTGCTCGTTTCCGGTACGGACGGAGTCGGGACGAAGCTGCTTATCGCCCAGCAGGCCGGCCGGCATGACACGATCGGCATCGATGCTGTTGCCATGTGCGTAAACGACATCTCAGCCCAGGGAGCTTCTCCGCTCTTTTTTCTCGATTACCTCGCTCTCGGGAAAAATGAGCCGGCTCTTGTCGAACAGATTGTCTCCGGTGTTGCAGAAGGCTGCCGGGAGGCCGGTTGTGCTTTAATCGGCGGAGAAACAGCTGAAATGCCGGATTTATATAAGGAAGATGAATATGATGTAGCCGGATTTGTCGTCGGTGCTGCAGAGAAAACGGCCGTATGGCAGCAGGCCGGAGAAGGAGATGTCCTCCTCGGTCTTGCTTCAAGCGGCATCCACAGCAATGGCTTCTCCCTCGTCAGAAAAATTGTCGCCTCGGCAGGACTTTCCTGGGAAGATGAAGCCCCCTTTGAACCTGGGAAAACGACAGGAGAATCGCTTCTTACTCCGACGAGAATTTACGCGAAAGCTCTCGAAGGGCTGACGGGTACTGATTATATACGTGCAGCTGCTCATATTACCGGCGGCGGCCTCGTAGAAAATATTCCGCGCATGCTTGAAAAGGGTGCCGGAGCAGACATCGATCTTGAAGCGCTTCCTAAACAGCCTGTGTTTCCATGGCTCCAGGAAGAAGGCCGGTTAACCGAAGCAGATATGCTGGAAACATTTAATCTCGGAGTTGGGTTCGTTTTGGCTGTTGAAGAGGAAAAAGCAGAAGCTGTGTCCGAAATACTTCGAAAAAATGGAGAAAAGCCTTTCGTATTAGGAAAAGTAACCGGACGAGAAGGACTTCAATTTAAAGGAGAGCTTTCCCGATGA
- the purQ gene encoding phosphoribosylformylglycinamidine synthase subunit PurQ: MKFAVIMFPGSNCDIDMFHAVEEAVGEEVEYVWHNDTNLDRFDAVLLPGGFSYGDYLRPGSIAHFSPIMSAVKKAAEEGKPVLGVCNGFQILLESRLLPGAMRRNENLHFICKTVPLRVENPDTMFTNQYQKSDEIYIPVAHGDGNYYCDEETMTALKDNNQIVFTYVNNTNGSRENIAGITNKAGNVLGMMPHPERAVEDLLGSADGKKLFASIVKQWREKHAITT, encoded by the coding sequence ATGAAATTCGCAGTAATCATGTTCCCCGGCTCTAATTGTGATATCGATATGTTCCATGCTGTTGAAGAAGCGGTCGGCGAAGAAGTGGAGTATGTCTGGCATAACGATACGAACCTGGATCGTTTTGATGCTGTGCTGCTTCCGGGAGGGTTTTCCTACGGGGATTATCTCCGTCCCGGTTCCATCGCGCACTTTTCCCCGATTATGAGTGCCGTTAAAAAAGCTGCGGAAGAAGGAAAGCCGGTTCTCGGCGTCTGCAACGGTTTTCAAATTCTCCTTGAAAGCAGGCTGCTTCCAGGGGCTATGCGGCGTAATGAAAACCTTCATTTCATTTGTAAAACTGTGCCGCTCCGGGTGGAAAATCCGGACACAATGTTTACGAACCAGTATCAGAAAAGCGACGAAATTTACATTCCTGTTGCTCATGGAGACGGGAACTATTACTGTGACGAAGAAACTATGACGGCGCTGAAAGACAACAACCAGATTGTCTTCACCTACGTCAATAATACAAATGGTTCGAGAGAGAATATTGCAGGAATTACGAATAAAGCAGGAAATGTTCTAGGCATGATGCCGCATCCGGAACGGGCTGTGGAAGATCTGCTCGGCTCTGCCGACGGGAAAAAATTATTCGCATCGATCGTCAAGCAATGGAGGGAAAAGCATGCAATTACTACGTGA
- the purF gene encoding amidophosphoribosyltransferase: MRTEIKGLNEECGVFGIWGHVDAARITYYGLHSLQHRGQEGAGIVVSDEEKLKIHKGMGLVNDVFTEAGLDRLTGTGAIGHVRYTTAGDSDFINCQPLLFNSQTSSLALAHNGNIVNATALKHQLEHQGSIFQTTSDTEVIAHLIKRSGYPNLQDSVKNALTMVKGAYALAMLVEDAMIVALDPNGLRPLSIGKLGDAYVVSSETCAFDIIGAEFVREVQPGELITINNDGMHIDRFSYSTERTLCSMEYVYFARPDSNVDEVNIHMARKNLGRKLAEESPIEADVVTGVPDSSISAAIGYAEKSGIPYELGLIKNRYVGRTFIQPSQALREQGVKMKLSAVRGVVEGKRVVMVDDSIVRGTTARRIVKLLKEAGAKEVHVRISSPPIINPCYYGIDTSTKGELIASKKSTEEIREEMGADSLSYLSVNGLMEGIGRSDKQPNCGQCLACFTGNYPTEIFPEADHPYDKVMGGK, translated from the coding sequence ATGCGCACTGAAATCAAAGGATTAAATGAAGAATGCGGAGTATTTGGAATATGGGGTCACGTGGACGCGGCAAGAATTACGTATTATGGTCTCCACAGCCTGCAGCACAGGGGGCAGGAGGGGGCAGGAATTGTCGTCTCAGATGAGGAAAAGCTGAAAATTCACAAAGGGATGGGACTCGTCAATGACGTGTTTACAGAAGCAGGTCTCGACCGCCTAACCGGTACAGGAGCCATTGGCCACGTTCGCTATACAACTGCCGGAGACAGTGACTTTATTAACTGCCAGCCTCTTTTGTTCAACTCCCAGACGAGCAGTCTTGCTCTTGCCCATAATGGAAATATTGTGAACGCTACTGCTCTGAAGCATCAGCTGGAACATCAGGGAAGTATTTTCCAGACGACTTCCGACACAGAAGTAATCGCTCATTTAATTAAAAGAAGCGGCTATCCTAACCTTCAAGATTCCGTCAAGAACGCGTTAACTATGGTCAAAGGGGCGTATGCTCTTGCTATGCTCGTTGAGGATGCGATGATTGTCGCTCTGGATCCGAACGGCCTGAGGCCTCTTTCTATAGGGAAACTCGGAGATGCTTACGTTGTTTCTTCGGAAACGTGTGCGTTTGATATTATCGGAGCGGAATTTGTCCGGGAGGTGCAGCCTGGAGAACTTATTACAATCAATAACGACGGCATGCATATCGACCGCTTTTCCTATTCGACCGAGCGCACACTCTGCTCGATGGAATATGTTTATTTTGCCCGGCCTGACAGCAATGTTGACGAAGTGAATATTCATATGGCCCGTAAAAATCTCGGACGCAAACTTGCAGAAGAATCTCCGATCGAAGCAGATGTTGTAACAGGAGTACCGGATTCCAGTATATCTGCTGCTATTGGTTATGCAGAGAAGTCCGGCATTCCCTACGAACTCGGTTTAATTAAAAACCGCTACGTAGGCAGAACATTCATTCAGCCTTCCCAGGCGCTGCGGGAGCAGGGTGTAAAAATGAAGCTGTCTGCTGTGCGGGGAGTCGTCGAAGGGAAACGGGTGGTTATGGTGGACGACTCCATCGTCCGCGGCACGACTGCGAGGCGTATCGTCAAGCTGTTAAAAGAAGCCGGAGCGAAAGAAGTTCACGTCCGCATCAGCTCCCCGCCGATTATCAATCCTTGCTACTACGGAATTGATACGTCGACAAAAGGCGAACTGATTGCTTCCAAGAAATCCACGGAAGAAATTCGGGAGGAAATGGGTGCCGATTCACTTTCCTACCTTAGTGTCAACGGGCTGATGGAAGGTATCGGCCGTTCCGATAAACAGCCGAACTGCGGGCAGTGTCTGGCCTGCTTTACAGGTAATTACCCGACAGAAATCTTTCCGGAAGCAGATCATCCTTACGATAAAGTAATGGGAGGAAAATAA
- the purN gene encoding phosphoribosylglycinamide formyltransferase, whose product MTNIAVFASGNGSNFQAVADACKNGTIAGDVVLVVCDKPGAFVEKRAEQAGVPLFSFSPKSYSSKAAFEMELVKKLHEQQADLIILAGYMRLIGENLLKAYEGRILNIHPSLLPAFPGLDAIGQALEAEVKVTGVTVHLVDEGMDTGPILAQKPVTIDTEDKRTDVEAKIRQIEHTLYPQTVQYWIEAYKGVEKH is encoded by the coding sequence ATGACGAATATAGCAGTATTTGCTTCTGGAAATGGAAGTAACTTTCAGGCAGTGGCTGATGCCTGTAAAAATGGAACTATAGCCGGGGACGTCGTACTTGTGGTCTGTGATAAACCAGGGGCCTTTGTAGAAAAAAGAGCGGAACAGGCAGGTGTCCCGCTCTTTTCTTTTTCTCCGAAAAGCTATTCCTCCAAAGCAGCATTTGAAATGGAATTAGTGAAAAAGCTGCACGAACAACAGGCAGACCTGATCATTTTGGCCGGGTATATGCGTCTGATCGGGGAAAATCTGCTAAAGGCTTACGAAGGAAGAATTCTTAACATTCACCCTTCGCTCCTTCCGGCTTTCCCGGGGCTGGACGCTATTGGTCAGGCGCTGGAGGCAGAGGTGAAAGTAACAGGAGTCACGGTACATCTCGTGGACGAAGGAATGGATACTGGTCCAATTTTAGCTCAAAAACCTGTTACAATAGATACGGAAGATAAGCGCACAGATGTGGAAGCGAAAATCAGACAGATAGAACATACACTTTATCCGCAGACTGTGCAGTATTGGATAGAAGCTTATAAAGGAGTGGAGAAACATTGA
- the purD gene encoding phosphoribosylamine--glycine ligase: MNVLVIGGSGREHVIAWKLAQSDRIDEVIAAPGSDAIAQMMDCRVEDIKEDEHEKLVELALREDIELAVIGPEAPLVEGLTDKLQAAGVPVFGPSKAAAQLEGSKQFAKDIMKKYNIPTASFKSFTDLSEAKKHVEASRIPIVIKADGLAAGKGVTVAETKEEAFAALERMMEEKVFGDAGDSVVIEECLQGEELSYMAFVHGKTVVPMVTAQDHKRAFEGDTGPNTGGMGAYSPVPHINDLFLKQAETEILRPMAEAMVEENTPFTGILYAGLMITDEGPKVIEFNVRFGDPEAQVILPRLESDLVDVMLQVLNDQEVELSWSAEACAGVVLASEGYPESYEKGKAFTMPMTRSDEKQQFFHAGTKVNSESVGWKTNGGRVLLLASQAPTLEEALNMTYQVLDQKEWDGLFYRKDIGYRTLKA; this comes from the coding sequence ATGAACGTATTAGTCATAGGTGGAAGCGGCCGGGAGCATGTAATTGCCTGGAAACTGGCTCAATCTGATCGTATAGATGAAGTGATTGCTGCACCAGGCAGTGACGCGATTGCCCAGATGATGGACTGCCGCGTAGAAGACATTAAGGAAGATGAGCATGAAAAACTCGTTGAACTTGCTCTGAGAGAAGATATAGAACTCGCTGTGATCGGTCCGGAAGCTCCTCTTGTGGAAGGATTGACCGACAAACTTCAGGCAGCAGGCGTACCGGTATTCGGGCCTTCTAAAGCTGCGGCTCAGCTCGAGGGCAGTAAACAGTTCGCGAAAGATATAATGAAAAAGTACAATATTCCAACGGCCTCCTTTAAAAGCTTCACAGATTTATCAGAGGCAAAAAAACATGTAGAAGCCTCCAGAATTCCGATTGTGATTAAAGCAGACGGTCTTGCTGCAGGTAAAGGCGTGACAGTTGCGGAGACAAAAGAGGAAGCCTTTGCAGCACTTGAGCGGATGATGGAAGAGAAGGTGTTCGGAGATGCAGGCGACTCGGTCGTGATAGAGGAATGTCTGCAGGGGGAAGAGCTTTCCTACATGGCATTTGTACATGGAAAGACAGTCGTGCCGATGGTGACTGCACAGGATCATAAGCGTGCATTTGAAGGCGATACGGGCCCGAATACTGGAGGAATGGGCGCTTATTCCCCGGTTCCGCATATTAATGACTTGTTTTTGAAGCAGGCAGAGACAGAGATCCTGCGGCCTATGGCAGAAGCGATGGTCGAAGAAAATACTCCTTTTACGGGAATATTGTATGCTGGATTAATGATCACCGACGAAGGACCGAAAGTGATTGAATTCAATGTCCGTTTCGGGGATCCTGAAGCGCAGGTAATTCTGCCGAGGCTTGAAAGCGATCTTGTAGATGTTATGCTTCAAGTCTTAAACGATCAGGAAGTCGAACTTTCCTGGAGCGCGGAAGCCTGTGCAGGCGTGGTTCTTGCTTCCGAAGGATATCCGGAAAGCTATGAAAAAGGGAAGGCGTTTACGATGCCGATGACCCGTTCGGATGAAAAGCAGCAGTTTTTTCATGCCGGCACGAAAGTAAACAGTGAAAGCGTCGGGTGGAAGACGAACGGGGGACGCGTCCTTCTGCTCGCTTCCCAGGCGCCGACGCTGGAAGAAGCACTTAACATGACTTACCAGGTGCTTGACCAGAAAGAGTGGGACGGATTGTTTTACAGGAAAGACATCGGCTATCGCACGCTGAAAGCCTGA
- the purL gene encoding phosphoribosylformylglycinamidine synthase subunit PurL, translating to MQLLREPSAEMIRDNKLYAEMGVTDEEFLLIEKELGHLPNYTELGLFSVMWSEHCSYKNSKVLLSKFPVDGERVLQGPGEGAGIIDIDDDQAVVFKIESHNHPSAVEPYEGAATGVGGIIRDVFSMGARPVALMNSLRFGELKTPRVKYIFEGVVSGIAGYGNCIGIPTIGGEIQFDPCYEGNPLVNAMCVGLIDHKDIQKGQAKGVGNPVLYVGASTGRDGIHGATFASEELSEDSEAKRPAVQVGDPFMEKLLVEACLEATKHPKLVGIQDMGAAGLTSSSAEMASKAGSGIRMNLDAVPQREKNMTPYEMMLSESQERMLLVVEKGSEQEFIDIFEHWGLNAVNVGEVTDDKRLTLIHEGKTAADVPVDALAEEAPVYHKPSTEPAYYREFQQEADYRPTADNYGETLKSLLQQPTIASKEWVYEQYDHMVRTSTVTAPGSDSAVIRIRGTEKALAMTTDCNSRFLYLDPYEGGKLAVAEAVRNLTASGAEPLGVTDCLNYGSPDNPEIFWQLERSTDGLSEACRELQTPVVGGNVSLYNETSKGAIYPTPVIGMVGLIPHLRHITTQAVKKSGDLVYFLGEVKPSFAGSELQKMTEGKIFGKMPSVDLELEKRHQKQVLAGIHGGTVNSAHDVSEGGFAAALAEKLFGTGLGADVTLTHEDTLAAFFSEGAPNYILTVSPEKQKAFEEAVPGAVQIGYVTEQPTLLIKEKSDAIAINESVSSLEELWRGAISCALKSKD from the coding sequence ATGCAATTACTACGTGAACCATCAGCTGAAATGATCCGGGACAATAAATTGTACGCAGAAATGGGCGTAACCGATGAAGAGTTTTTGTTGATCGAAAAAGAGCTCGGGCACCTTCCAAACTACACGGAACTCGGTTTATTTTCGGTAATGTGGTCGGAACACTGCAGCTATAAAAATTCCAAAGTGCTGCTCAGCAAATTTCCGGTGGACGGGGAGCGTGTTCTTCAGGGTCCGGGAGAAGGCGCCGGTATTATAGACATTGATGATGATCAGGCAGTTGTCTTTAAAATTGAAAGCCATAACCATCCGTCCGCGGTGGAACCATACGAAGGAGCAGCAACCGGAGTAGGCGGAATTATCCGTGATGTGTTTTCGATGGGGGCGCGTCCGGTCGCACTGATGAATTCCCTCCGCTTTGGCGAGCTGAAGACTCCGCGCGTGAAGTACATTTTTGAAGGAGTCGTCTCCGGTATTGCAGGGTACGGAAATTGTATCGGCATTCCGACAATCGGCGGGGAAATTCAGTTTGATCCCTGCTACGAAGGCAATCCGCTCGTTAACGCGATGTGTGTCGGCCTGATTGATCATAAAGATATTCAAAAAGGGCAGGCAAAAGGTGTCGGCAACCCGGTCCTTTATGTTGGAGCAAGTACCGGCCGCGATGGGATTCATGGAGCGACGTTTGCGTCGGAAGAATTGAGCGAGGATTCCGAGGCAAAACGTCCGGCCGTACAGGTAGGCGATCCGTTTATGGAAAAGCTTCTGGTTGAAGCCTGCCTGGAAGCAACTAAACATCCAAAGCTTGTCGGAATACAGGACATGGGAGCCGCGGGGCTGACATCTTCTTCGGCGGAAATGGCGAGCAAAGCCGGATCCGGTATCCGAATGAACCTCGATGCCGTCCCGCAGAGAGAAAAAAACATGACCCCGTATGAAATGATGCTGTCTGAGTCCCAGGAGCGGATGCTTCTCGTCGTGGAAAAAGGCAGCGAACAGGAATTTATCGATATTTTTGAACACTGGGGATTAAATGCGGTAAACGTCGGAGAAGTGACGGATGATAAGCGCCTGACACTGATCCACGAAGGGAAAACAGCGGCGGACGTACCTGTGGATGCTCTTGCTGAAGAAGCGCCTGTATACCATAAACCGTCCACAGAACCTGCTTATTACCGCGAGTTTCAACAAGAAGCGGATTACCGCCCGACAGCAGATAACTACGGTGAAACGTTAAAATCGCTGCTGCAGCAGCCGACTATAGCCAGTAAAGAATGGGTTTATGAACAGTACGATCATATGGTCAGGACAAGTACGGTTACGGCCCCAGGATCCGATTCGGCAGTTATTCGCATCCGCGGTACGGAAAAAGCACTCGCTATGACGACAGATTGCAACTCCCGTTTTTTATACCTCGATCCGTATGAGGGCGGTAAGCTTGCTGTAGCGGAGGCGGTCCGCAATTTGACGGCATCAGGAGCAGAACCGCTCGGTGTCACCGACTGCCTGAATTACGGCAGCCCGGACAATCCGGAGATTTTCTGGCAGCTGGAGCGTTCCACCGATGGGCTGAGTGAAGCATGCCGCGAGCTGCAGACACCGGTTGTCGGCGGAAACGTCTCATTGTATAACGAAACGTCTAAAGGAGCTATTTATCCGACTCCGGTTATCGGGATGGTCGGTCTGATTCCTCACCTTCGTCATATTACAACCCAGGCGGTGAAAAAGAGCGGTGACCTCGTGTACTTTTTAGGAGAAGTGAAACCTTCCTTTGCCGGAAGTGAACTTCAGAAAATGACAGAAGGAAAGATATTCGGAAAAATGCCTTCCGTGGATCTGGAACTGGAAAAAAGACATCAAAAGCAGGTGCTTGCCGGCATTCACGGAGGAACGGTCAATTCGGCACACGATGTAAGTGAAGGCGGGTTTGCCGCAGCTCTCGCTGAAAAACTGTTTGGAACCGGGCTGGGCGCGGATGTGACGCTGACTCATGAAGATACGCTTGCAGCATTTTTCAGTGAAGGGGCACCGAACTATATTTTAACCGTTTCTCCGGAAAAACAGAAGGCGTTCGAAGAAGCTGTACCCGGGGCTGTACAAATTGGTTATGTAACAGAGCAGCCTACGCTGCTTATTAAGGAAAAATCAGACGCGATTGCCATCAACGAATCTGTATCATCACTCGAAGAGCTTTGGAGAGGAGCAATCTCATGCGCACTGAAATCAAAGGATTAA
- the purH gene encoding bifunctional phosphoribosylaminoimidazolecarboxamide formyltransferase/IMP cyclohydrolase, with the protein MTKRALISVSDKAGIVPFTEQLAEQGVEIISTGGTKRQLEEAGVPVIGIEEVTGFPEMMDGRVKTLHPAIHGGLLAVRDNKEHMSAVRSEEIGLIDFVIVNLYPFQQTIEDPASTFQDAVENIDIGGPSMIRSAAKNHKDVTIIVDSEDYQTVIEDLRMHGEVTDNRKQKLAAKAFRHTAAYDALIAEYMTEHVGEGAPEKLTKTYNLKQTLRYGENPHQMASFYEKPLGSRATISKAEQLHGKELSYNNINDADAALAVIRDFNVPVVAAIKHMNPCGVGVGSDVAQAYEKAYEADPMSIFGGIVASNREIDAEAATMMKEIFLEIIIAPSFSEEAVKILTQKKNLRLLTINMKEYYAGEDRVTTVSGGALIQETDTLSYEDIEVTIPTDRKPSDRELEQMEMAWKVVKHVKSNAIVLAKEDRTIGIGAGQMNRIGAAKIAIEQAGAKAEGSVMASDAFFPMADTVEAAAEAGVRCIIQPGGSKRDQESIDKANEHGIAMVFTGVRHFKH; encoded by the coding sequence TTGACTAAACGAGCGTTAATCAGCGTATCAGATAAAGCCGGCATCGTACCTTTTACAGAGCAGCTGGCCGAACAGGGAGTGGAAATTATCTCCACGGGCGGCACGAAGAGGCAGTTGGAAGAGGCAGGCGTACCTGTGATTGGTATTGAAGAAGTGACCGGGTTTCCGGAAATGATGGATGGACGCGTAAAAACACTGCATCCGGCGATTCACGGCGGACTTCTTGCTGTGCGCGATAATAAAGAGCATATGAGTGCTGTACGATCAGAAGAAATTGGACTGATCGATTTTGTCATCGTGAATTTATATCCATTTCAGCAGACAATTGAAGATCCGGCTTCCACGTTTCAGGACGCGGTGGAAAATATAGATATAGGCGGACCTTCTATGATCCGTTCGGCTGCAAAAAATCATAAAGACGTGACGATTATCGTCGATTCCGAAGATTACCAAACCGTTATTGAAGACCTTCGTATGCACGGGGAAGTTACGGATAACAGGAAACAAAAATTAGCCGCAAAAGCGTTCCGGCACACAGCAGCTTACGATGCGCTGATTGCAGAATACATGACAGAGCACGTCGGCGAAGGAGCCCCGGAAAAGCTCACCAAAACGTACAATTTAAAACAGACCCTCCGCTACGGAGAAAATCCTCACCAGATGGCTTCTTTTTATGAAAAGCCGCTGGGAAGCAGGGCGACAATTTCCAAGGCAGAGCAGCTGCACGGGAAAGAGCTTTCCTATAATAATATAAATGATGCTGATGCGGCGCTCGCGGTTATACGCGACTTCAATGTGCCGGTTGTAGCTGCTATTAAACATATGAATCCTTGTGGAGTCGGAGTCGGATCTGATGTAGCGCAGGCGTATGAAAAAGCATACGAAGCGGATCCGATGTCAATATTCGGCGGAATTGTAGCGAGCAACAGGGAAATTGATGCGGAAGCTGCGACTATGATGAAAGAAATCTTTTTGGAAATCATTATCGCTCCCTCTTTCAGCGAAGAGGCTGTAAAAATACTTACACAAAAGAAAAATCTGCGTCTTCTGACTATTAATATGAAAGAGTATTATGCAGGAGAAGACAGGGTAACTACCGTGTCCGGAGGAGCATTGATACAGGAAACAGATACGCTCAGCTATGAAGATATTGAAGTAACCATACCGACTGACCGAAAGCCGTCCGACCGTGAACTCGAACAAATGGAAATGGCCTGGAAAGTCGTGAAACACGTGAAATCTAATGCGATCGTCCTCGCGAAAGAAGACCGTACCATCGGCATTGGCGCTGGACAGATGAACCGGATCGGGGCAGCGAAAATTGCTATAGAACAGGCCGGAGCGAAAGCGGAAGGCTCCGTCATGGCTTCTGACGCCTTTTTCCCAATGGCCGACACAGTAGAAGCTGCGGCAGAAGCCGGTGTCCGCTGTATTATTCAGCCGGGAGGATCCAAAAGAGATCAGGAATCTATCGATAAAGCCAATGAACACGGCATCGCCATGGTATTTACCGGGGTCAGACACTTCAAACATTAA